CCAGCGGCCGCCAGACCCACTCGCCATTGCCGCGCTGCATGGACAAGCCGTCGGAGTCGTGGATTTCAGGACGCCAGTCGTCGCTGGCGCCGGCGCGGCGGTCATTCTCGCCGTACTGGAACATGCTGGTCAGCGGCGCAATCCCCATCCGCTCTATCGTCTTGCGCGGATACAGGGCGACGTCGACATCCATCACCATGGTCGCCGATGGTTGGATCTCGAAGCGGTAGGCGCCGGAAACGCTGGGCGAATCAAGCAAGGCGTACACCACCAGCTTGCCCGAATCCTTGGCCGGACGCTCCAGCCAGAAGTGGGTGAACATGGGAAATTCTTCCGGCCGTTCCATGCCGCAATCGATCGCCAAGCCACGCGCCGACAAACCGTATTGCCACTCGGCGCCGACGGCGCGGAAATAGCTGGCGCCCAGGAAAGCCGTGATGTCGCGCTGCAGGTCGGTGTGGAAATTCACGCGGAAGCCGGCAAAGCCGAGGTCTTTCGGCATGTGTTCCGCCTTCAGGCCGCTCTTGCCGTAATTGAACATGGCTGGATCGTAGGCCAGTTCTTGCGCCTGGCCGTTCTTCAATTCATAAATCTGCACCGGGTTCTTGAAAAACAGGCCGAGATGAAAGAACTTGACCTGGAAACGCAACTGATCCTTGCTCCACAAGGCATGATCGTCGCGATAACCGATGGCCTGGTATTTATCCCAGTCGAGCGCCTTGACCTCGTCCGGAATATGATTCTCCGGCAACTTGTATGGCTGGGCGGCGAGCTGCCGGGCCTGGCCTTTCAGCCAGGCATAATCGAAAGCCTGCGGCGCGCCCAGGAATTTCAGCTGCCCTGGCGCATTCGCCGCGGCCAGCAGCGAACTAGCAGGGAAACCGGCAGCGGCAAGTGCTGCCGACGCTTTCAGAAAATCACGTCGTAACATGGTGCTCCTTGTTTGATGATGTCGATGGCTGCGGCATGGCGCTGGTGTTGCATCAAGCCTTGGTTCAGGCTTTGAGCAAAGCCTGCCAGCGCCGGTTGGCCGCAGCCGAATTCCAGATCTCGAAATGCAGGCGAGACAGCGTCAGGGGGTCGTCCAGCAGCGCATTTTTCTGGCGCGGCGTCAGGCTGTCGGGGCCGCCTTTCAGGGCGTTGTCGAGCAACGCAGCACGCGCCGCCTGGGTCGCCGCCGGCACCGCTGGACGCGCCGTCACCGCCGCGCACAGCAAA
The sequence above is a segment of the Collimonas sp. PA-H2 genome. Coding sequences within it:
- a CDS encoding glucan biosynthesis protein; this encodes MLRRDFLKASAALAAAGFPASSLLAAANAPGQLKFLGAPQAFDYAWLKGQARQLAAQPYKLPENHIPDEVKALDWDKYQAIGYRDDHALWSKDQLRFQVKFFHLGLFFKNPVQIYELKNGQAQELAYDPAMFNYGKSGLKAEHMPKDLGFAGFRVNFHTDLQRDITAFLGASYFRAVGAEWQYGLSARGLAIDCGMERPEEFPMFTHFWLERPAKDSGKLVVYALLDSPSVSGAYRFEIQPSATMVMDVDVALYPRKTIERMGIAPLTSMFQYGENDRRAGASDDWRPEIHDSDGLSMQRGNGEWVWRPLVNPEHLRFNAYQDENPRGFGLLQRDRNFDHYQDDGVFYDRRPSLWVEPKAGWGKGAVQLVEIPTVDETFDNIVAFWNPADKPQAGQERLFAYRLHWGAKMPFASPLAQVVATRTGMGGVIGQKRAYYSRRFAIDFAGGDLALLGKDAKVQPMISASRGKIEISSARPLDAIHGYRAMFDLKPTDDSVEPIDVRVYLAADGQPLSETWLYQWTPPAPEKRHY